One Vitis vinifera cultivar Pinot Noir 40024 chromosome 8, ASM3070453v1 genomic window carries:
- the LOC104880095 gene encoding uncharacterized protein LOC104880095, which translates to MEMNVSHLLFADDTIIFCEARKEHLTHRGWILAWFEAASGLRINLAKSELILVGEVEDIEEMAVELGCRVGDFPVKYLGLPLRAHHKALSMWDGVEERMRRRLVLWKRHYLSKGERITLIKSTLTSIPIYQLSLF; encoded by the coding sequence ATGGAGATGAATGTGTCCCACTTGCtctttgctgatgacacaatcATCTTCTGTGAAGCAAGGAAGGAGCATCTAACTCATCGTGGCTGGATTTTGGCGTGGTTTGAGGCGGCTTCTGGTCTTAGGATTAATCTGGCCAAGAGTGAATTAATTCTTGTTGGGGAGGTTGAAGATATTGAGGAAATGGCTGTGGAGTTAGGGTGCAGAGTGGGGGATTTTCCTGTTAAgtatttggggctgccccttAGAGCTCATCACAAGGCCTtatctatgtgggatggggtggaggaaagaatgaggagaagattaGTTCTTTGGAAAAGGCATTATTTGTCTAAGGGCGAGAGAATTACCCTCATTAAAAGTACATTGACCAGCATTCCCATCTACCAATTGTCCCTTTTCTGA
- the LOC100263685 gene encoding histone-lysine N-methyltransferase, H3 lysine-9 specific SUVH1, giving the protein MEQSLGSDSGPADKSRVLNVKPLRCLVPIFPSPPNFSPFSPGQSAPFVCANPSGPFPSGFAPFYPFFSPTDSQRPPEQNSQTPFGVHNQPGPFGFNNPIPGAVPITSFRTPPPPPPPGVAANGDTGPSRRNYQTHTTGIQSQSQSEEADDNEYSETPNQNAQYLSSFSMHVTDAERTSKAQRSKSKSQKRGRKGQEVNFSSPEVDVELIISNILNSCNLMAFDTFRRADGDKESVGYILMVYDLLRRRITQIEDGKEATPGVTRRPDLRSGTILMNKGIRTNIKKRIGLVPGVEVGDIFFFRMEMCLVGLHAPCMAGIDYMGLKISLEEEPVAVSIVSSGGYEDNVEDGDVLIYSGQGGNIYRKDKQIIDQKLERGNLALEKSLHRGNEVRVIRGLRDVVNPTGKVYVYDGLYKIQESWVEKGKAGCNVFKYKLVRLPGQPEAFITWKSIQQWKEGLSSRAGVILPDLTSGAENLPVSLVNDVDDEKGPAYFTYFPSLRYSKPVNLTEPSFSCNCQGGCLPGNSNCSCIKKNGGYIPYNVAGVLVNNKSLIYECGPCCSCPINCRNRISQAGLKVRLEVFKTKDKGWGLRSWDPIRAGAFICEYAGEVINDCKVEELGSESEDDYIFDATRTYQPLGVLPGDSNKAHQVPFPLIISAKNVGNVARFMNHSCSPNVFWQPVLRESNSESYLHIAFFAIRHIPPMTELTYDYGITQSGKADERKKRCLCGSLKCRGHFY; this is encoded by the coding sequence ATGGAGCAAAGTTTGGGTTCAGACTCAGGTCCTGCTGATAAATCTAGGGTTTTGAATGTGAAGCCATTGCGATGTTTGGTGCCAATATTCCCATCTCCACCAaacttttctccattttctccaGGGCAATCTGCCCCTTTTGTGTGTGCCAATCCATCAGGTCCTTTTCCATCTGGGTTTGCTCCCTTCTACCCCTTTTTCAGTCCTACAGACTCTCAAAGGCCACCTGAACAAAATTCACAAACTCCATTTGGTGTCCACAATCAACCTGGGCCTTTTGGCTTCAACAACCCAATTCCAGGGGCAGTTCCAATAACTTCATTTAGAACACCCCCTCCGCCACCCCCACCAGGAGTGGCAGCAAATGGAGATACAGGACCATCGAGGCGGAATTATCAGACTCACACCACTGGTATTCAATCACAATCTCAAAGTGAGGAGGCAGATGACAATGAGTACAGTGAGACCCCAAATCAGAATGCCCAGTATCTGAGCAGTTTCAGCATGCATGTTACTGATGCAGAACGTACAAGTAAGGCACAGAGGTCAAAGAGTAAGTCTCAGAAGAGAGGAAGAAAAGGCCAAGAGGTTAATTTTTCCTCACCTGAAGTTGATGTGGAGTTAATCATCAGTAATATTCTTAATTCATGTAATCTTATGGCATTTGATACATTCCGACGGGCTGATGGTGACAAGGAATCAGTTGGATATATACTTATGGTATATGACTTGCTTCGAAGAAGGATTACACAAATTGAAGATGGGAAGGAAGCAACACCTGGGGTAACTAGACGACCCGACTTAAGATCCGGTACAATCTTGATGAATAAAGGGATCCGGACAAATATCAAGAAGAGAATTGGACTTGTTCCAGGTGTTGAAGTTGgggatattttctttttcaggaTGGAAATGTGCTTGGTAGGGTTGCATGCTCCATGTATGGCTGGGATTGATTACATGGGTCTCAAGATCAGTCTGGAGGAAGAGCCTGTGGCTGTCAGCATTGTTTCATCTGGAGGATATGAGGACAATGTGGAGGATGGGGATGTGTTGATTTACAGTGGCCAAGGTGGGAATATTTACAGGAAGGATAAGCAAATAATTGATCAGAAGCTTGAAAGGGGGAATCTTGCTTTGGAGAAAAGTTTGCATCGGGGTAATGAGGTGAGAGTCATTAGGGGTCTAAGGGATGTGGTGAATCCAACAGGGAAAGTATATGTGTATGATGGTCTCTATAAGATTCAGGAGTCGTGGGTGGAGAAAGGGAAAGCAGGTTGCAATGTTTTTAAGTATAAATTGGTTAGATTGCCTGGTCAGCCAGAGGCATTCATTACCTGGAAGTCAATTCAACAATGGAAGGAAGGTCTTTCTTCTAGAGCTGGGGTTATTCTGCCAGACCTTACTTCAGGGGCAGAAAATTTACCTGTTTCCCTTGTAAATGATGTTGATGATGAAAAGGGGCCTGCATACTTCACATATTTTCCTAGTCTTAGATATTCAAAACCAGTAAATTTAACAGAACCTTCTTTTAGCTGTAATTGCCAAGGTGGATGTCTTCCTGGGAACTCCAACTGCTcctgcattaaaaaaaatggaggctACATCCCATATAATGTAGCTGGGGTTCTTGTGAACAACAAATCCTTGATATATGAGTGTGGTCCTTGTTGCTCCTGCCCTATTAATTGCCGAAACCGAATTTCCCAAGCAGGTTTGAAAGTCCGCTTGGAAGTTTTCAAAACTAAGGATAAAGGTTGGGGTCTGAGGTCTTGGGATCCCATCCGTGCAGGAGCTTTTATTTGTGAATATGCAGGGGAAGTTATCAATGACTGTAAAGTGGAAGAACTtgggagtgaaagtgaagatgaTTATATCTTTGATGCTACACGCACTTATCAACCTCTAGGAGTTTTGCCTGGTGATTCTAATAAGGCTCACCAGGTCCCATTTCCCCTAATAATAAGTGCAAAAAATGTTGGGAATGTAGCTCGCTTTATGAACCACAGTTGCTCTCCAAATGTGTTCTGGCAGCCAGTCTTGCGTGAAAGCAACAGTGAATCTTATCTTCATATAGCGTTTTTTGCTATCAGACACATTCCTCCAATGACAGAGTTGACATATGATTATGGGATCACCCAGTCGGGGAAAGCAGATGAGAGGAAGAAAAGATGCCTATGTGGGTCATTAAAGTGCAGAGGGCATTTTTACTAG